A region of Natribaculum luteum DNA encodes the following proteins:
- a CDS encoding MMPL family transporter: protein MGLGERLVGAITRRSLTVIVVMLALSALLGSGVTDLEQASSLDQFETESEEATTLEYADENFGTDDNQTIAQVVVREDDALSKSSLLSTLELQRTLRENETINETLAEDDAFSDLSSVVATVAIQEEQASDLEERREELEADGEDLNATAETLADLLNETQQLQREYEQLNASYRRDEITAFEYDAESDRIEDEFEEIEDDAEAELTDEQAETFSELVSEMRSVTADLAALERGEDVDQSQRVLETRLEEVYGDVQDRVLADEIDDLEERGEQLEADVESLEEGIDPTLDEQIDRLESMNESELEDVLETVLDEDGTGEAYVFLPTSYDSGETSADARTLFVAQETPEAQTVEGEAPEQIVDAQLAMSSILDDRYGDDGFVFGVGIITDEIDRSLEDSIGIVLPLALLFVAVVLTIAYRDVLDIALGLVGIVLVLVWTFGFMGWVGIGFNQIMIAVPVLLVGLSIDYAIHVFMRHREQRETSGPDDGESTRTAMAVALGGLGVALVWVTATAVIGFLSNLVSPVGPIREFGVASAFGIAAALAIFGALIPAMKVQLDDTLEGYGVDRRKRAFGTGGGAVSQLLSAGQRIARRIPWAVVLVSLLLTAGGVYGATQLDTSFEQEDFIADEPADWMASLPEPFAPGNYTAKENLEYVNDEFLRRDTQSQVVVEGDVTGNDTLERVDTAESVAAETDAAAVLASGEADVQSPLSVMDRVADTNESFNETFTDADTDGDGVPDGDLESVYDDLFAADEERAADVIYRTDDGEYEAIRLVVSVRGDAGTDLVTEDTRDVATILDGNGLEATATGQVIVFGIVEDELFRTVIESLLVTLVAVFAFLMVAYRRVHRSALLGAITLLPIVLSVAWILGTMFLLEIPFNVMTGTITSLTVGLGVAYNIHMTERYVLERRRGRTLWDALGRSVTGTGGALLGSAATTVGGFGVLTVAILPPLQQFGLITGLTITYAFLGSVFVLPSFLVLWTRYVGPKGGFKTDRATDETAAGRAYANGEGSREADEDGSTPSDTD, encoded by the coding sequence ATGGGACTCGGTGAGCGCCTCGTCGGGGCGATCACGCGACGAAGCCTGACGGTGATCGTCGTCATGCTCGCGCTGTCGGCACTGCTGGGCAGCGGCGTGACCGACCTCGAGCAGGCGTCGTCGCTCGACCAGTTCGAGACGGAAAGCGAGGAAGCGACGACGCTCGAGTATGCAGACGAGAACTTCGGGACCGACGACAACCAGACGATCGCACAGGTCGTCGTCCGCGAGGACGACGCCCTCTCGAAGTCGTCGCTGCTCTCGACGCTCGAGTTACAGCGGACGTTGCGCGAGAACGAGACGATAAACGAGACGCTCGCCGAGGACGACGCCTTCTCCGACCTCTCGTCGGTCGTCGCGACGGTCGCCATCCAGGAGGAGCAAGCCAGCGACCTCGAGGAGCGACGCGAGGAACTCGAGGCCGACGGCGAGGACCTCAACGCCACCGCCGAGACGCTCGCGGACCTGCTCAACGAGACCCAGCAGCTCCAGCGCGAGTACGAGCAACTCAACGCCTCCTACCGGCGCGACGAGATCACCGCGTTCGAGTACGACGCCGAGTCCGACCGGATCGAAGACGAGTTCGAGGAGATCGAGGACGACGCCGAGGCGGAACTGACCGACGAACAGGCCGAGACGTTCTCGGAGCTCGTCTCCGAGATGCGGTCCGTCACGGCCGACCTCGCGGCACTCGAGCGCGGCGAGGACGTCGATCAGAGTCAGCGAGTGCTGGAGACGAGACTCGAGGAAGTCTACGGGGACGTCCAGGATCGCGTCCTCGCCGACGAGATCGACGACCTCGAAGAGCGCGGCGAGCAACTCGAGGCCGACGTCGAGTCGCTGGAAGAGGGAATCGATCCGACGCTCGACGAACAGATCGACCGGCTCGAGTCGATGAACGAGTCCGAACTCGAGGACGTCCTCGAGACGGTGCTCGACGAGGACGGTACCGGCGAAGCGTACGTCTTCCTGCCGACATCTTACGACTCGGGTGAGACGAGCGCCGACGCGCGGACGCTCTTCGTGGCCCAGGAGACCCCGGAGGCCCAGACCGTCGAGGGCGAAGCACCGGAACAGATAGTCGACGCACAGCTCGCGATGTCGTCGATCCTCGACGATCGCTACGGCGACGACGGGTTCGTCTTCGGCGTCGGCATCATCACCGACGAGATCGACCGCTCGCTCGAGGACAGTATCGGGATCGTCCTCCCGCTGGCCCTGCTGTTCGTCGCCGTCGTGTTGACGATCGCCTACCGGGACGTTCTCGATATCGCGCTCGGCCTCGTGGGGATCGTCCTGGTGCTCGTCTGGACGTTCGGCTTCATGGGCTGGGTCGGGATCGGCTTCAACCAGATCATGATCGCGGTGCCGGTGTTGCTCGTCGGGCTGTCGATCGACTACGCGATTCACGTGTTCATGCGACACCGAGAGCAGCGCGAGACGAGCGGACCCGACGACGGCGAGTCGACGCGGACCGCGATGGCCGTCGCCCTCGGCGGACTCGGCGTCGCACTCGTCTGGGTCACGGCGACGGCCGTCATCGGCTTCCTCTCGAACCTCGTCAGCCCGGTCGGCCCGATCCGCGAGTTCGGCGTGGCGAGCGCGTTTGGCATCGCCGCTGCACTCGCCATCTTTGGCGCGCTGATCCCCGCGATGAAAGTCCAGCTCGACGATACGCTCGAGGGGTACGGCGTCGACCGGCGCAAGCGCGCGTTCGGCACCGGCGGCGGGGCGGTCAGCCAGCTGCTGTCGGCCGGCCAGCGGATCGCCCGGCGGATTCCCTGGGCCGTCGTGCTCGTCTCGCTGCTCCTGACCGCAGGCGGCGTCTACGGGGCGACCCAGCTCGACACGTCGTTCGAACAGGAGGACTTCATCGCCGACGAACCCGCAGATTGGATGGCGTCGCTTCCCGAGCCGTTCGCGCCGGGCAACTACACCGCAAAGGAGAACCTCGAGTACGTCAACGACGAGTTCCTCCGCCGGGACACCCAGTCGCAGGTGGTCGTCGAGGGCGACGTGACTGGCAACGACACGCTAGAGCGCGTCGACACGGCCGAGTCGGTGGCTGCCGAGACGGATGCGGCGGCCGTCCTCGCGAGCGGCGAGGCGGACGTCCAGAGCCCGCTATCGGTGATGGACCGGGTCGCCGACACGAACGAGTCGTTCAACGAGACGTTCACCGACGCTGATACCGACGGCGACGGAGTACCCGACGGGGACCTCGAGTCGGTCTACGACGACCTGTTCGCGGCGGACGAGGAGCGGGCCGCCGACGTGATCTACCGGACCGACGACGGCGAGTACGAGGCGATCCGGCTCGTCGTTTCGGTGCGAGGCGACGCCGGGACCGACCTCGTGACCGAGGACACTCGCGACGTGGCCACGATACTCGACGGGAACGGCCTCGAGGCGACTGCGACCGGGCAGGTGATCGTCTTCGGGATCGTCGAGGACGAACTGTTCCGGACGGTGATCGAGAGCCTCCTCGTGACGCTCGTGGCCGTGTTCGCGTTCTTGATGGTCGCCTATCGTCGGGTCCACCGGAGCGCGCTGCTGGGCGCGATCACGCTGTTGCCGATCGTCCTCTCGGTCGCGTGGATCCTCGGCACGATGTTCCTGCTCGAGATCCCGTTCAACGTGATGACGGGGACGATCACCAGCCTCACGGTCGGCCTCGGCGTCGCGTACAACATCCACATGACCGAACGCTACGTGCTCGAGCGCCGGCGGGGCCGGACACTCTGGGACGCCCTCGGTCGGAGCGTCACCGGGACGGGCGGGGCACTCCTCGGGAGCGCCGCGACGACGGTGGGCGGGTTCGGCGTGCTCACCGTCGCGATCTTGCCGCCGCTCCAGCAGTTCGGGCTGATCACCGGTCTCACGATCACGTACGCGTTTCTCGGGAGCGTCTTCGTCCTGCCGAGCTTTCTCGTCCTCTGGACCCGCTACGTCGGTCCGAAAGGTGGATTCAAGACCGACCGGGCGACGGACGAGACGGCTGCCGGGCGAGCGTACGCCAACGGGGAGGGCTCGCGGGAAGCCGACGAGGACGGGTCGACGCCGTCCGACACCGACTAG
- a CDS encoding DUF1684 domain-containing protein, with the protein MSEDWRQAIEQQRAQKDEYFGNHPHSPIPPNERDAFDGLEYFPVDEDYRFELPLAEYDEKERITVGTSTDGEREYLQWGEFRFPVDGEEVTLQAYKSDPDDDRLWVPFRDATSGEETYGAGRYLDLEPESHRTPDGEWILDFNEAYNPTCAYSDQYECPLPPMDNWLEVPIEAGEKTYH; encoded by the coding sequence ATGAGCGAAGATTGGCGTCAGGCGATCGAGCAGCAGCGGGCCCAGAAAGACGAGTACTTCGGGAACCACCCGCACTCGCCGATTCCGCCGAACGAACGCGACGCGTTCGACGGACTCGAGTACTTCCCGGTCGACGAGGACTACCGGTTCGAACTCCCGCTAGCAGAGTACGACGAAAAGGAGCGGATCACGGTCGGAACCAGCACGGACGGCGAACGGGAGTACCTGCAGTGGGGCGAGTTTCGCTTTCCGGTCGACGGCGAGGAGGTGACGCTGCAGGCCTACAAGTCGGACCCCGACGACGACCGCCTCTGGGTCCCCTTCCGCGACGCGACCAGCGGCGAGGAGACCTACGGTGCCGGCCGGTACCTCGACCTCGAACCCGAGAGCCACCGGACGCCCGACGGTGAGTGGATTCTCGACTTCAACGAGGCGTACAATCCCACCTGCGCGTACTCCGACCAGTACGAGTGTCCCCTCCCGCCGATGGACAACTGGCTCGAGGTCCCGATCGAAGCGGGCGAGAAGACGTATCACTAG
- a CDS encoding ABC transporter substrate-binding protein yields MTLEPTRISRRRYLEGAGATAAVGIAGCLGSDDELTVAYMPIFPDLQYFVMEAEGYFADVDAEIDGREFTDGPAIVQAYGGGEVDIAMFGIVPAMIVIDRGLPAKVAATNIKEPMAVMVHEEFQALWADHGVDAFDVWEEEHGRKFRFGTFPQGSVPDVLLRYWLQDVEGVAPEEVADVVEIGGANAVWQAIASGEVDGTSIMEPVPTRAEREGTAIQSFRTAAEIMPGQPAAVTLVSDAVRDTDVATQFLEQHVRATEFIGNEPEATAAIVEDAIGLPEEQALAALQGPLSNFVSDPREIENGTEIFAQFAHENGQIDEQLSLEQIFDYSVYDDL; encoded by the coding sequence ATGACGCTCGAGCCGACACGGATCTCTCGGCGGAGGTATCTCGAAGGAGCTGGTGCGACGGCCGCGGTCGGAATCGCCGGCTGTCTTGGCAGCGACGACGAACTCACCGTCGCGTACATGCCGATCTTCCCCGACCTCCAGTACTTCGTGATGGAGGCGGAAGGGTACTTCGCGGACGTCGATGCGGAGATCGACGGCCGGGAGTTTACCGACGGACCGGCGATCGTCCAGGCGTACGGCGGCGGCGAGGTCGATATCGCCATGTTCGGCATCGTCCCGGCGATGATCGTCATCGATCGTGGGCTCCCCGCGAAGGTCGCGGCGACGAACATCAAAGAGCCGATGGCGGTCATGGTCCACGAGGAGTTCCAGGCCCTCTGGGCCGACCACGGTGTCGACGCCTTCGACGTCTGGGAGGAAGAACACGGTCGCAAGTTCCGGTTCGGGACCTTCCCGCAGGGGTCGGTCCCCGACGTCTTGCTCCGGTACTGGCTCCAGGACGTGGAAGGCGTCGCTCCCGAGGAGGTGGCCGACGTCGTCGAGATAGGCGGCGCGAACGCCGTCTGGCAGGCCATCGCCAGCGGCGAAGTCGACGGCACGTCGATCATGGAGCCCGTCCCGACCCGCGCCGAACGGGAAGGGACGGCGATACAGTCGTTCCGGACCGCCGCCGAGATCATGCCCGGCCAGCCAGCGGCGGTGACGCTCGTCAGCGACGCCGTCCGTGACACGGACGTCGCCACCCAGTTCCTCGAGCAACACGTCAGGGCGACCGAGTTCATCGGGAACGAGCCCGAAGCGACCGCCGCCATCGTCGAGGACGCCATCGGGCTGCCCGAGGAGCAGGCGCTGGCGGCGTTGCAGGGCCCGCTCTCGAACTTCGTGAGCGACCCGCGGGAGATCGAGAACGGGACGGAGATCTTCGCGCAGTTTGCCCACGAGAACGGCCAGATCGACGAGCAGCTGTCGCTCGAGCAGATATTCGACTACAGCGTCTACGACGACCTATGA
- a CDS encoding ABC transporter permease has protein sequence MATDVGDGRARTEDDTGVSVVEFRPKRALLGVAGIVAFVAAWWLVSLFQPAYVLPSPPAVAETFYAEAASGEMAAALGQSVRHWLPGTVVGTTLGIAAGVALAWSPLLDGVAAPTVRVLRPVPPLALIGFAVAWFGINHAGAAFIIAVGAFWINFYAAYGGVEGVSSDLLDVARSLGVQGDLELVRSVVLPAALPDVTTGIRTGIGRCWMLVVAAEIFGVPGIGRRILRASNNLQVDVVITYILVLSLLFLLVDVAFRAVQRRVLAWR, from the coding sequence ATGGCGACCGACGTCGGTGACGGACGCGCTCGGACGGAAGACGACACCGGCGTATCGGTCGTCGAGTTCCGTCCGAAACGAGCCCTACTCGGGGTTGCGGGTATCGTCGCCTTCGTCGCGGCGTGGTGGCTCGTCTCGCTGTTTCAGCCGGCGTACGTGCTGCCGTCGCCGCCCGCCGTCGCCGAGACGTTCTACGCCGAAGCAGCGTCGGGCGAGATGGCGGCCGCGCTCGGACAGAGCGTCCGCCACTGGCTCCCCGGTACCGTCGTCGGGACGACGCTCGGCATCGCCGCCGGCGTCGCCCTCGCGTGGAGCCCGCTGCTCGACGGCGTCGCCGCGCCGACCGTCCGCGTGCTCCGCCCCGTCCCGCCGCTGGCGCTGATCGGCTTCGCCGTCGCGTGGTTCGGCATCAACCACGCCGGTGCCGCGTTCATCATCGCGGTCGGCGCGTTCTGGATCAACTTCTACGCCGCCTACGGGGGCGTCGAGGGCGTCTCGTCGGACCTGCTCGACGTCGCCCGCAGCCTGGGCGTCCAGGGCGACCTCGAGCTCGTCCGCTCGGTCGTCCTCCCCGCCGCCCTCCCGGACGTCACGACCGGCATTCGAACCGGCATCGGCCGCTGCTGGATGCTCGTCGTCGCCGCCGAGATATTCGGCGTCCCCGGTATCGGTCGCCGGATCCTGCGCGCCTCGAACAACCTGCAGGTCGACGTCGTCATCACCTACATTCTCGTGTTGAGCCTGCTGTTCTTGCTCGTCGACGTGGCGTTTCGCGCCGTCCAACGGAGGGTTCTGGCGTGGCGGTAG
- a CDS encoding ABC transporter ATP-binding protein, translating to MAVDDADLEGDRAHVVVDGVSKHYSSAQEPVRALEDVSFAVDPGEFVCIVGPSGCGKTTLFRIIAGLESATAGTVSLDGEPVDGPGPELGVVFQEYLLFPWRTVAGNVGFGLEKQALTATERDERVRRLLSLVGLEEFGDSYPKELSGGMKQRVAIARALAVDPELLLMDEPFGAVDAQTREMLQDELLEVWRETGKTILFVTHDVEEAITLADRIVVMDSEPGRVREVVDVGLERPRSRSDDGFGRYYERVLELIRA from the coding sequence GTGGCGGTAGACGATGCCGACCTCGAGGGCGACCGTGCCCACGTCGTCGTCGACGGCGTCAGCAAGCACTACTCGAGTGCACAAGAGCCCGTGCGAGCGCTCGAGGACGTCTCCTTCGCGGTCGATCCCGGCGAGTTCGTCTGCATCGTCGGCCCCTCCGGCTGTGGCAAGACCACGCTCTTTCGGATCATCGCCGGCCTCGAGTCGGCGACTGCCGGCACCGTCTCGCTCGACGGCGAGCCAGTCGACGGACCGGGCCCCGAACTCGGCGTCGTCTTCCAGGAGTACCTTCTCTTTCCCTGGCGGACGGTCGCCGGAAACGTCGGCTTCGGCCTCGAGAAGCAGGCTCTCACGGCAACCGAGCGTGACGAACGCGTCCGGCGACTCCTCTCGCTCGTCGGCCTCGAGGAGTTCGGGGACAGCTACCCGAAAGAACTCTCCGGCGGGATGAAACAGCGCGTCGCGATCGCCCGCGCGCTGGCGGTCGATCCCGAACTCCTGTTGATGGACGAGCCGTTCGGCGCGGTCGACGCCCAGACCAGGGAGATGCTCCAGGACGAACTGCTCGAGGTCTGGCGCGAGACCGGCAAGACAATCCTGTTCGTCACCCACGACGTCGAGGAGGCGATCACGCTCGCGGATCGCATCGTCGTCATGGACAGCGAACCCGGCCGCGTTCGCGAGGTCGTCGACGTCGGCCTCGAGCGACCCAGGTCGCGTTCCGACGACGGATTCGGCCGGTACTACGAGCGCGTCCTCGAACTCATCCGGGCCTGA
- a CDS encoding MgtC/SapB family protein, whose translation MVDPVGDSLGLLVFRVAIAFGIGALVGLEREQSESGGAFAGSRTFPLFALLGALVQAFFPSMLAVVVVALTIPLTVAYVGKVWLERDIGLTTLMAALLTVVLGAMTTHSERGAVLAVIVAGVVTAILSAKGPIHGFADRIDERERRASVKFILVVLVVFPLLPDRELEVLFGLNPRFVWLMVVFVTGLSFVAYVLSRVVGAKRGIALTGVLGGFVSSTATTVSMAERASQTPSLYRVCAFSTVVASLVMFPRALVEVAVVNRELLPAVAVPLGAMTVFGSIVAVAVYRQAATTADVETEIENPFRLRPALFFGAVFAVVLLVSESAYSWFGSSGVYVTAFVSGLADVDAITITLSRLAAEDTISQQVATTGIVVGAVANTLVKVGLVWLLGTYQLARLVTAVLGAVSIVGLLFVVAV comes from the coding sequence ATGGTCGACCCGGTCGGCGACTCGCTCGGCTTGCTGGTGTTTCGCGTCGCGATCGCGTTCGGCATCGGCGCGCTCGTCGGACTGGAGCGAGAGCAAAGCGAGTCCGGTGGGGCTTTCGCCGGAAGTCGCACGTTTCCGCTGTTCGCGCTCCTCGGTGCGCTCGTCCAGGCGTTCTTCCCGTCGATGCTCGCCGTCGTGGTGGTCGCCCTGACGATTCCGTTGACGGTGGCGTACGTCGGGAAGGTCTGGCTCGAACGCGACATCGGACTCACGACGCTGATGGCCGCACTGCTCACCGTCGTCCTCGGGGCGATGACGACCCACTCGGAGCGCGGAGCCGTCCTCGCGGTCATCGTCGCCGGCGTCGTCACGGCGATTCTCTCCGCGAAAGGGCCGATCCACGGGTTCGCAGACCGGATCGACGAGCGCGAACGCCGTGCCTCGGTCAAGTTCATCCTCGTCGTCCTGGTCGTCTTTCCGCTGTTACCCGACCGCGAACTCGAGGTGCTGTTCGGGCTCAACCCGCGGTTCGTCTGGCTCATGGTGGTGTTCGTCACCGGACTGAGCTTCGTCGCCTACGTCCTGAGCCGAGTCGTCGGGGCAAAGCGGGGCATCGCGCTGACGGGTGTGCTGGGCGGGTTCGTCTCCTCGACCGCGACGACGGTCTCGATGGCCGAACGAGCGAGTCAGACGCCCTCGCTCTATCGAGTGTGTGCGTTCTCGACGGTCGTCGCGTCGCTCGTGATGTTTCCTCGTGCTCTCGTCGAGGTCGCCGTCGTCAACCGGGAGCTACTCCCCGCCGTCGCCGTCCCGCTCGGGGCGATGACCGTGTTCGGATCGATCGTCGCCGTGGCCGTCTACAGGCAAGCGGCCACGACGGCCGACGTCGAGACCGAGATCGAGAACCCATTTCGGCTGCGACCGGCGCTGTTCTTCGGGGCGGTCTTCGCCGTGGTCTTGCTCGTCTCCGAGTCTGCCTACTCGTGGTTCGGGTCGTCGGGCGTCTACGTGACGGCGTTCGTCTCGGGACTCGCCGACGTGGACGCGATCACGATCACGCTGAGTCGGCTCGCCGCCGAGGACACGATCTCACAGCAAGTTGCGACGACTGGCATCGTCGTCGGCGCCGTCGCGAACACCCTCGTGAAGGTGGGGCTCGTGTGGCTCCTCGGAACCTACCAACTCGCTCGCCTGGTGACGGCCGTTCTCGGGGCCGTCTCGATCGTCGGCCTCCTGTTCGTCGTTGCCGTGTGA